In Portunus trituberculatus isolate SZX2019 chromosome 28, ASM1759143v1, whole genome shotgun sequence, one genomic interval encodes:
- the LOC123510325 gene encoding integumentary mucin C.1-like, with product PVSTTATITTFPITTTTSTSTSTETTNTSTTSITTSATSLPPTNTTTPTTTTATSPSTATTSDTTTTTSPTTNSTATSTTTATNTSTTTTTRSTSTTTSAQPTTTSTKPVTTTFPETTTLPNCVRSCVESKILLVFLLCVTFAWLDV from the exons cctgtttctactactgctactatcaccacttttccaataactactactacttctacttctacttctactgaaACTACTAATACCTCTACAACTTCTATTACAACTTCTGCCACTTCTCTGCctcctactaatactactactcctacaaccactactgccacttctccttctactgctactacttcagataccaccaccactacctctcctACTACCAATAGCActgccacttctactactactgctaccaacacatccaccacaaccaccacccgtTCCACCTCCACTACGACCTCTGCTCAgcccactaccacctccacaaaACCTGTCACCACTACATTCCCAGAAACAACAACTCTTCCAAACTGTGTCCGAAGCTGTGTTGAGTcaaag atcctcctcgttttcctgcTCTGTGTGACATTTGCATGGCTTGATGTGTGA